In Nilaparvata lugens isolate BPH chromosome 5, ASM1435652v1, whole genome shotgun sequence, the following proteins share a genomic window:
- the LOC111052615 gene encoding histone H4 encodes MTGRGKGGKGLGKGGAKRHRKVLRDNIQGITKPAIRRLARRGGVKRISGLIYEETRGVLKVFLENVIRDAVTYTEHAKRKTVTAMDVVYALKRQGRTLYGFGG; translated from the coding sequence ATGACTGGTCGCGGCAAAGGAGGAAAAGGTCTGGGAAAAGGAGGCGCCAAGCGGCACAGGAAGGTGTTGAGAGACAACATCCAAGGTATCACCAAGCCGGCCATTCGTCGTCTGGCTCGCCGAGGCGGAGTGAAGCGTATCTCGGGTCTCATCTACGAAGAGACACGCGGTGTGCTGAAGGTATTCCTGGAGAACGTGATTCGTGACGCTGTCACCTACACAGAGCACGCCAAACGCAAGACTGTCACCGCTATGGATGTAGTCTACGCGTTGAAACGTCAGGGACGTACACTGTACGGATTCGGAGGTTAA